A single region of the Silene latifolia isolate original U9 population chromosome 8, ASM4854445v1, whole genome shotgun sequence genome encodes:
- the LOC141594791 gene encoding uncharacterized protein LOC141594791 has protein sequence MRLAVVIIGLRDIKPKVEWRHVCWNRLNIPKTSFIYWAAVQGRLMTKDRLIRMGVGVDHACFLCANGDENHQHLFYTCCYSAQCFTLIQQALRTHLQPADLQVWFNKSHRGTKFQKRMVCAIYIAVIYGIWKARNKARVSDVVIRPAFLVKQILKDAISRFWARNRGKLAKKEEDWLASISI, from the coding sequence ATGAGGTTAGCGGTGGTTATAATCGGTCTGCGTGATATTAAACCCAAAGTGGAGTGGAGGCATGTTTGTTGGAACCGTCTGAACATACCAAAAACTTCATTCATTTATTGGGCAGCTGTTCAAGGAAGGCTTATGACCAAGGATCGTTTGATTAGAATGGGGGTTGGAGTGGATCATGCATGTTTCCTGTGTGCTAATGGTGATGAAAACCATCAGCACTTGTTTTATACCTGCTGCTATAGTGCTCAATGCTTTACACTGATTCAGCAGGCTCTCCGTACTCATTTGCAGCCTGCAGACTTGCAGGTATGGTTTAATAAGAGTCATAGAGGGACTAAGTTTCAGAAAAGAATGGTGTGTGCTATCTATATTGCTGTGATATATGGCATTTGGAAAGCTAGAAACAAAGCTCGAGTCTCTGATGTGGTTATTCGGCCTGCTTTCCTGGTCAAGCAAATTTTGAAGGATGCAATCAGTCGTTTCTGGGCAAGGAATAGAGGAAAGTTAGCAAAAAAGGAAGAAGATTGGTTAGCAAGCATTAGTATCTga
- the LOC141596513 gene encoding cationic amino acid transporter 9, chloroplastic-like: MNLSGRKSNIASSTSPSSQSWFSHFYASARRSKPLQPGSAGTSTDSGDGLVRRLGLFELVLIGIGASIGAGIFVVTGTVARDAGPAVTLCFILAGLSCILNALCYAELASRFPAVVGGAYLYTYSAFNELTAFLVFAQLMLDYHIGAASIARSLAGYVVALLELFPAIKGHIPSWIGHGGENFLGVFSINVLAPILLCILTLVLCWGVGESSAVNSFMTVTKVVIVLVVIIAGSFKVEVSNWKPFVPNGFDTVLTGATVVFFAYVGFDAVANSAEESKRPQRDLPLGIIGSLLICIALYIGVCLVITGMVPYNLLGEDAPLATAFTSKGLKFVSVLISVGAVAGLTTTLLVGLYVQSRLYLGLGRDGLLPQIFAKVNLKRHTPMNSQIWVGFVAAVMAGLLNVHVLSHILSVGTLTGYSVVSACVLSLRFKEKSENQASGRRLSRWAEGIIWLVVLACCGFTAGAVYRFDDSYLFLIIPLVIALIGLAALYSRQTYTGTAPQGFSCPGVPFLPAICIFFNMFLFAQLHYEAWVRFVVVSILTLGIYAFYGQYHAKPASEETIIYHRTLPDSPHAR, from the exons ATGAATTTAAGTGGAAGAAAGAGTAACATTGCATCATCAACATCACCATCTTCACAATCATGGTTTTCACATTTTTATGCATCGGCTCGCCGGAGTAAACCTCTTCAACCCGGTTCGGCCGGCACTTCTACGGATTCCGGTGACGGTTTGGTTAGGCGGTTGGGTTTATTTGAGCTGGTTCTTATTGGAATTGGAGCGTCTATTGGTGCTGGAATTTTTGTTGTTACTGGTACTGTTGCTCGTGATGCTGGCCCAg CTGTCACACTTTGCTTCATACTTGCGGGATTATCATGCATACTCAATGCTCTCTGCTATGCTGAGCTGGCATCTCGTTTTCCTGCTGTTGTGGGAGGAGCGTACTTGTACACTTACTCAGCCTTCAACGAGTTGACTGCGTTTTTGGTATTTGCTCAACTGATGCTCGACTACCATATCGGAGCAGCCAGCATTGCACGGAGTTTGGCTGGTTATGTAGTCGCTCTACTGGAACTATTCCCCGCTATCAAGGGACATATTCCTAGCTGGATAGGACATGGTGGCGAAAATTTTCTAGGAGTTTTCTCTATCAACGTGTTAGCACCGATCCTCTTATGCATACTCACACTAGTCTTATGTTGGGGTGTTGGAGAATCTTCAGCTGTAAACTCCTTTATGACTGTGACAAAG GTAGTCATTGTCCTTGTTGTAATAATTGCTGGTTCCTTTAAAGTCGAGGTATCAAATTGGAAACCTTTTGTCCCCAATGGTTTTGACACAGTTTTGACTGGAGCAACTGTAGTTTTCTTTGCTTATGTTGGATTTGATGCTGTTGCAAATTCGGCTGAAGAATCTAAAAGACCACAG AGGGATTTACCCTTGGGGATAATAGGAAGCCTTCTCATCTGCATAGCGCTATATATTGGGGTTTGCTTGGTGATCACGGGAATGGTTCCGTACAACCTTCTTGGTGAAGACGCTCCACTGGCTACAGCTTTCACATCAAAAGGCCTAAAATTTGTATCTGTTTTGATTAGTGTTGGTGCTGTTGCCGGGCTTACAACAACCTTGTTGGTTGGACTCTATGTTCAG TCTCGGTTATACTTGGGTCTTGGACGAGATGGCTTATTACCTCAAATATTTGCTAAAGTAAACTTGAAGAGACACACTCCAATGAATTCTCAGATCTGGGTGGGCTTTGTTGCTGCGGTCATGGCAGGGCTACTTAATGTACATGTGTTGTCTCATATTCTTTCAGTTGGTACACTG ACAGGTTATTCTGTTGTGTCAGCATGTGTATTATCCCTCCGTTTTAAGGAGAAATCTGAAAATCAAGCTTCAGGTAGACGACTGTCGCGATGGGCAGAAGGTATTATTTGGCTGGTTGTATTGGCTTGCTGTGGTTTTACCGCTGGTGCAGTGTATCGTTTTGATGATTCCTACTTATTCCTGATCATACCACTGGTCATAGCTCTAATTGGATTAGCGGCTCTTTATTCACGTCAA ACATATACAGGTACTGCTCCCCAAGGGTTTTCTTGTCCAGGAGTCCCTTTCTTGCCGGCCATATGCATATTTTTCAACATGTTCTTGTTTGCTCAG CTACATTATGAAGCATGGGTGAGATTTGTGGTAGTTAGCATCCTCACACTCGGAATATATGCTTTCTACGGTCAGTATCATGCGAAACCTGCTTCAGAGGAAACCATTATCTACCATAGGACACTGCCAGACAGTCCACACGCAAGGTAA